One segment of Sphingomonas sp. FARSPH DNA contains the following:
- a CDS encoding transposase: protein MMGERTVAQEALFYSFSLERHVPADHLLRSIDRFVGLSGIREELRPFYSETGRPSIDPELMIRMLIIGYCMGIRSERRLCDEVHLNLAYRWFCRLGLDGDVPDHSTFSKNRHGRFRDSDLLRRLFETTVARCMAEGLVGGEGFAVDVSLIRADANRQTGGTGSDGLAPDADSRAVREYLAVLDDAAFGAATPVVPKYPAPADPASRWTSAHRGPAFYAYSTNYLIDLDHAVIMDVEATTAVRQAEVTACKRMIARVQDRFGVWPERLAADTAYGSAEMLAWLVHERDIQPHIPVFDNSARRDGTFERDAFTYDHDDDSYICPGGKRLRPRNRNFATDRGDVGQDGFIRYRARQQDCGGCALRERCTPNMPARKVTRSIHEGARDLARDIATTNAYVTSRRQRKKVEVLFAHLKRILKLDRLRLRGPNGARDEFHMAATAQNLRKMATLIPMPAQPLPV from the coding sequence ATGATGGGCGAGCGGACGGTGGCGCAGGAAGCGCTGTTCTACAGCTTCAGCCTGGAGCGGCACGTACCGGCGGACCATCTGCTGCGCTCGATCGACCGGTTCGTGGGCCTGTCGGGCATTCGCGAGGAGTTGAGGCCCTTCTACAGCGAGACGGGTCGCCCCTCGATCGATCCGGAGCTGATGATCCGGATGCTCATCATCGGCTATTGCATGGGCATCCGGTCTGAGCGGCGATTGTGCGACGAGGTGCATCTGAACCTGGCCTATCGCTGGTTCTGCCGATTGGGGCTGGACGGCGACGTGCCCGACCACTCGACCTTCTCGAAGAACCGGCACGGGCGCTTCCGCGATAGCGACCTGCTGCGCCGGTTGTTCGAGACGACGGTCGCACGCTGCATGGCCGAGGGGCTGGTGGGCGGCGAAGGGTTCGCGGTCGACGTCAGCCTGATCCGCGCCGACGCCAATCGTCAGACCGGCGGTACGGGCAGCGATGGCTTGGCACCGGACGCCGACAGCCGTGCGGTACGCGAGTATCTGGCCGTTCTCGACGATGCCGCGTTCGGTGCAGCGACGCCGGTGGTGCCCAAGTATCCGGCGCCAGCGGATCCGGCATCGCGCTGGACCAGCGCGCATCGCGGCCCGGCCTTCTACGCCTATTCGACCAACTACCTCATCGATCTCGACCACGCCGTCATCATGGATGTGGAAGCGACCACCGCCGTGCGCCAGGCCGAAGTCACCGCGTGCAAGCGCATGATCGCGCGGGTGCAGGACCGCTTCGGCGTCTGGCCCGAACGGCTGGCCGCCGACACCGCCTACGGCTCGGCGGAGATGCTCGCCTGGCTGGTCCACGAGCGTGACATCCAGCCGCACATCCCGGTCTTCGACAACTCCGCCCGCCGCGACGGCACGTTCGAACGCGATGCCTTCACCTACGACCATGATGACGACAGCTACATCTGCCCCGGCGGCAAGCGCCTGAGGCCCAGGAACCGCAACTTCGCGACCGACCGGGGCGATGTCGGCCAGGACGGCTTCATCCGCTATCGCGCGCGACAGCAGGACTGCGGCGGCTGCGCCTTGCGGGAACGCTGCACGCCCAACATGCCCGCGCGCAAGGTCACCCGTTCGATCCACGAAGGGGCTCGCGATCTTGCCCGCGACATCGCCACCACCAACGCCTACGTCACCTCCCGCCGCCAGAGAAAGAAGGTCGAGGTGCTGTTCGCGCACCTCAAACGCATCCTGAAGCTCGACCGATTGCGTCTGCGTGGTCCAAACGGTGCAAGGGATGAGTTCCATATGGCGGCCACCGCCCAGAACCTCCGCAAGATGGCTACACTCATCCCGATGCCGGCGCAGCCACTACCCGTCTGA
- a CDS encoding recombinase family protein: MLIGYARVSKADGSQSLDLQHDALRAAGVEPGNIYDDRASGSRDDRPGLAACLKSLRDGDVLIVWKLDRLGRTLTHLVSTVQSLSDRSIGLRVLTGKGAQIDTTTPSGRMVFGIFATLAEFERDMIRERTMAGLAAARARGRKGGRKFALSKAQVRLAQAAMAQRDTSVSDLCKELGIERVTLYRYVGPKGELRDYGKRVLGLVAS; this comes from the coding sequence ATGTTGATCGGCTACGCCCGTGTCTCCAAAGCTGATGGCTCGCAGTCCCTCGACCTGCAGCACGACGCCCTTCGCGCCGCCGGTGTCGAGCCAGGCAATATCTATGATGATCGTGCATCTGGTAGCCGTGATGATCGCCCCGGTCTTGCCGCCTGCCTCAAATCGTTGCGCGACGGCGACGTCCTGATTGTCTGGAAGCTCGATCGGCTCGGCCGAACGCTCACGCATCTGGTCAGCACGGTCCAGAGCCTGTCGGATCGCAGTATCGGTTTGAGGGTGCTCACCGGCAAGGGCGCGCAGATCGACACCACGACGCCATCGGGTCGCATGGTGTTCGGCATCTTCGCCACACTGGCGGAGTTCGAACGGGATATGATCCGCGAGCGCACCATGGCTGGCCTTGCCGCCGCCCGCGCGCGGGGCCGCAAAGGCGGCCGCAAGTTCGCCCTTTCCAAAGCTCAGGTGCGCCTCGCCCAGGCCGCCATGGCCCAGCGCGACACGTCCGTCTCAGATCTATGCAAGGAACTCGGGATCGAGCGCGTCACCCTCTATCGCTATGTCGGTCCCAAAGGCGAACTCAGGGACTACGGAAAGCGCGTCCTAGGGCTTGTCGCAAGCTGA
- a CDS encoding IS5 family transposase (programmed frameshift), whose protein sequence is MNDLLLLSDVQMRRIKPCFPLSHGVPRADDRRVLSGIPFVIRNGLRWCDAPAAYGPHKTIYNRFIRWSRLGVFNRIFAELAAGSDTADQLMIDATHLKAHRTAASLFKKGLYPGCIGRSRGGLTTKLHAVCDGSGRPIRLALTQGQTSDYKGAAMLVDTLPPARAMLADRGYDAAWFRKALANRGIAPCIPSKSNRKVAISHDRSLYRQRHRIENMFARLKDWRRIHTRYDRCAHTFLSAIAFAASFIFWLNQ, encoded by the exons ATGAACGACCTGCTTTTGCTGTCTGACGTCCAGATGCGTCGGATCAAGCCGTGTTTCCCGTTATCGCATGGTGTGCCGCGGGCGGATGACCGACGGGTATTGAGCGGTATCCCGTTCGTGATCCGCAATGGCTTGCGGTGGTGCGACGCGCCTGCGGCTTACGGGCCGCACAAGACGATCTACAACCGCTTCATCCGCTGGAGCAGGCTCGGAGTGTTCAACCGGATTTTCGCCGAACTGGCAGCGGGCAGCGACACTGCGGATCAGCTCATGATCGATGCCACGCACCTCAAAGCGCATCGTACCGCCGCCAGCCTGTTCAAAAAGGGGCTTTATCCCG GCTGTATCGGACGCAGTCGCGGTGGGCTGACCACCAAACTGCATGCCGTATGCGATGGGAGCGGTCGGCCCATTCGCCTGGCCCTGACCCAGGGACAGACCAGCGACTACAAGGGGGCAGCCATGCTGGTCGATACCCTGCCGCCCGCCAGGGCGATGCTGGCTGACAGAGGATATGACGCAGCATGGTTCCGCAAGGCCCTCGCCAACCGCGGCATCGCGCCGTGCATCCCCTCCAAAAGCAACCGCAAGGTCGCCATCTCACACGACCGCTCACTCTATCGCCAGCGTCATCGCATCGAGAACATGTTTGCCCGCCTCAAAGACTGGCGACGAATCCATACCCGATACGATCGCTGCGCTCACACCTTCCTGTCAGCCATCGCGTTCGCCGCCAGCTTCATCTTCTGGCTCAATCAATGA